In the genome of Rhodobium gokarnense, one region contains:
- a CDS encoding M48 family metalloprotease, translated as MATLDPARLRNPVWPTVTIMVIGAIIGVFIGTAFALTTGMFAAGFAGPLAFLMFGPLVLAEAGAGLALALVAAPTWAGFGGWHFGAKAATPGVAATTLGVTLFSEGHPIHQYINKKAEELSLPPIKWVGWFDDEAINAFAMGTTQENALLAFSRGAIQKLTMPQLDAVMAHELAHVANNDMARMTYAYGAQNALTWFLYFRGLKNIARWLFTPTSQIEIMRFSRQREFWADAVAAVLTNPEQIIGALDAIQNDVAKPPKQQRAFASFMLRANLNNLFASHPPISDRIQAIEDGRYIKRLPYLNADAAQGAPTTAPVGAAMPAPVRASER; from the coding sequence ATGGCGACACTCGATCCGGCCCGACTTAGGAATCCGGTCTGGCCGACGGTGACGATCATGGTGATCGGCGCCATCATCGGCGTGTTCATCGGTACAGCGTTCGCGCTGACGACCGGCATGTTTGCCGCGGGCTTTGCCGGGCCACTGGCCTTCCTCATGTTTGGCCCGCTGGTGTTGGCTGAAGCCGGGGCCGGTCTCGCACTGGCGCTGGTCGCAGCACCGACCTGGGCCGGGTTCGGCGGCTGGCACTTCGGCGCAAAAGCCGCCACGCCCGGCGTGGCTGCGACCACCCTGGGCGTGACGTTGTTTTCGGAAGGTCACCCCATCCACCAGTACATCAACAAAAAAGCCGAAGAACTGTCGTTGCCGCCGATCAAATGGGTCGGCTGGTTCGATGATGAAGCGATTAACGCCTTCGCGATGGGGACCACACAAGAGAACGCGCTGCTGGCGTTCTCACGCGGGGCGATCCAGAAACTGACCATGCCACAACTGGATGCGGTGATGGCCCATGAACTGGCGCACGTGGCCAACAACGATATGGCCCGCATGACCTATGCCTATGGCGCGCAAAACGCCCTGACCTGGTTCCTCTACTTTCGCGGCCTCAAGAACATTGCCCGCTGGCTGTTCACGCCCACGTCGCAGATCGAAATTATGCGGTTCTCGCGACAGCGGGAGTTCTGGGCCGATGCCGTTGCGGCGGTGCTCACCAACCCGGAACAGATCATCGGGGCGTTGGACGCGATCCAGAACGATGTAGCCAAGCCCCCGAAGCAACAGCGCGCATTCGCCAGTTTCATGCTGCGGGCCAACCTCAACAATCTGTTCGCCAGTCATCCGCCGATTTCGGATCGGATACAGGCAATCGAAGATGGCCGATATATCAAGCGGTTGCCCTACCTGAACGCTGACGCGGCTCAGGGTGCGCCCACGACAGCACCGGTCGGGGCTGCTATGCCCGCGCCCGTGCGCGCTTCCGAACGTTGA
- a CDS encoding radical SAM protein yields MPCSIYDPELDIVKIDTKKEHNPLISVCFEPTNRCQGMCPYCLIERHKPDIALDKAITYVDLLNQLGTRRIGWGGGEPLLFPGIYDLGTYARGLNMGSLLRTSGTFTIDASEAISAFDWVDVSLDSIDPNVFSQCRPGVSFEKLIYNIVSLSPILRVRVSILLTSVNKNSLFETIKWASATGVRCVRIQTLVPRGRAKSRYGQLSVDPSIEHKLIEEAINYAESLSLPCYELKSVSKGLIAILKPNGDIYSGDPAGIVKLGNLEDDQISILIANALGDSHRSHYAIGQ; encoded by the coding sequence ATGCCCTGTTCAATTTACGATCCCGAGTTAGATATCGTAAAAATAGATACAAAAAAAGAACATAATCCGCTAATCAGTGTTTGCTTCGAACCGACTAATCGATGCCAAGGCATGTGTCCATACTGTTTAATTGAGAGGCACAAACCTGATATCGCGTTGGATAAAGCAATCACGTATGTCGATCTTTTAAATCAACTTGGCACTCGCAGAATCGGGTGGGGTGGCGGAGAGCCTTTACTTTTTCCGGGAATTTATGATCTCGGAACGTATGCACGCGGTCTCAACATGGGCTCATTATTGAGAACGAGTGGAACATTTACGATCGACGCGAGTGAGGCAATTAGTGCTTTCGATTGGGTCGATGTTTCACTTGACTCAATCGATCCAAACGTTTTCTCACAGTGTCGCCCGGGCGTTTCTTTCGAAAAACTGATTTATAACATTGTTAGCTTGTCTCCAATACTAAGGGTTCGTGTAAGTATATTACTTACATCGGTAAATAAGAATTCTCTATTCGAAACAATAAAATGGGCTTCAGCCACTGGGGTCAGGTGTGTCAGGATTCAGACACTTGTTCCCCGCGGTCGTGCGAAATCAAGATATGGCCAACTATCGGTGGATCCGTCTATTGAGCATAAATTGATCGAAGAAGCGATAAATTACGCCGAAAGCCTTAGTCTCCCTTGCTATGAACTTAAATCTGTATCAAAAGGTTTGATCGCAATTTTGAAGCCAAACGGAGATATCTATTCCGGTGACCCTGCGGGGATTGTCAAGTTAGGAAACTTGGAAGACGATCAAATTAGCATATTGATTGCAAATGCACTGGGAGATTCTCATAGGAGTCATTATGCAATTGGACAGTAA
- a CDS encoding MBL fold metallo-hydrolase, with protein sequence MVDVPNGAVKNLRRMDVNIADIDVCLITHFHGDHYFDIPFMLLEQGLRNKRENDFNIVGPSSVEEYVFNLFNMAYPDQWDRIAEGSRVKFLPLRANEFQSVCINGYEINSVPVKHDGLEAYGYCVTKDGKTIGISGDSELCDGVEWIARVSDLAVVDTSFLKARSGHMGVDDMAYLVRAYGSIGKTFVATHMSDEVQSIDTDEFIVPKDGSVFNV encoded by the coding sequence ATGGTAGATGTTCCTAATGGCGCTGTTAAAAATTTGCGGCGAATGGATGTTAATATAGCTGATATCGACGTTTGCCTGATAACGCATTTCCATGGAGATCACTACTTCGACATACCTTTTATGTTACTAGAACAAGGGTTAAGAAATAAGCGGGAAAATGATTTTAATATTGTTGGTCCTTCTAGCGTAGAAGAGTATGTTTTTAATTTGTTTAATATGGCTTATCCTGATCAGTGGGATCGAATAGCGGAGGGCTCGCGAGTCAAATTTTTACCGCTGAGAGCCAATGAATTTCAGTCGGTGTGTATTAATGGCTACGAAATAAATTCGGTACCTGTAAAACATGATGGGCTCGAGGCTTATGGGTATTGTGTTACAAAAGACGGGAAAACGATTGGTATCTCGGGAGATTCGGAACTCTGTGATGGGGTTGAGTGGATAGCGCGGGTATCGGACTTAGCTGTTGTAGATACCTCTTTTTTAAAGGCTCGATCGGGGCATATGGGTGTTGATGATATGGCGTATCTTGTTAGGGCATATGGATCAATAGGAAAAACTTTTGTTGCCACACATATGAGTGATGAAGTGCAGTCCATTGATACGGATGAGTTTATTGTTCCGAAAGACGGTTCTGTTTTTAATGTTTAA
- a CDS encoding phosphoenolpyruvate carboxykinase (ATP) has translation MNTIEFSDERLKLNIRAATSNFFSSDQSDILSRELNPYFSKVQIFQENGQHQANGTDTRQKILDAISTVRISAKLRAIEMGGVNIHAAAIANTCKKGVLITAKPGGGKTTALQGILPIGHYDFVTNDQCILRQENNFLRALSYPAITRFREPPLGYIEESPIPKILHASPLNGYYDGRLSLSPVDYLSVIREHTGSQSPKILNQCEIVAAIEYQKCESHYSLSELETNKERSNVIDLLNLPLSEQVLPTTIKKPLELQEKNNFATFNFSGIRCYCLRSDLPSLKKAWAYALNEILS, from the coding sequence ATGAATACAATTGAATTCAGCGACGAGCGCCTAAAGTTAAATATACGGGCGGCTACGAGTAATTTCTTTTCATCCGACCAATCCGATATTTTATCCAGAGAGCTCAATCCGTATTTTTCAAAAGTCCAAATATTTCAAGAAAACGGTCAACATCAAGCCAACGGTACCGACACAAGGCAGAAGATCTTAGACGCTATTTCAACCGTTCGCATTTCAGCAAAGCTTCGAGCAATAGAAATGGGTGGAGTTAATATACACGCAGCCGCGATAGCCAATACGTGTAAAAAAGGTGTACTCATCACTGCGAAACCAGGAGGCGGGAAAACGACAGCATTACAGGGAATACTCCCCATTGGTCATTACGATTTCGTCACAAACGATCAGTGCATTTTACGTCAAGAAAACAACTTTTTACGGGCATTGTCTTACCCTGCCATAACTCGTTTTCGCGAGCCGCCCTTAGGGTATATTGAAGAATCGCCAATTCCGAAAATACTTCACGCCAGTCCATTGAACGGATACTATGATGGCAGACTAAGTTTAAGCCCTGTTGACTATCTTTCGGTAATCCGAGAACACACAGGCTCCCAATCTCCCAAAATCCTCAATCAGTGCGAAATAGTCGCCGCTATCGAATATCAGAAATGCGAATCTCACTACAGTTTATCCGAACTAGAGACAAACAAAGAACGATCGAACGTGATCGACCTGCTCAACCTCCCCCTCTCAGAACAAGTCCTTCCAACAACGATCAAGAAGCCGCTCGAACTCCAAGAGAAAAACAATTTTGCGACCTTTAATTTCTCCGGTATACGTTGTTACTGTTTAAGGTCTGACCTCCCATCACTCAAAAAGGCATGGGCCTACGCACTAAACGAAATACTATCGTAA
- a CDS encoding tyrosine-type recombinase/integrase, whose protein sequence is MAESHSILGGKVRVYKRSSSSVWQCHTYVNRKKMRTSTREKSLARAKEFAEDWYLELRVKVRRGEIKNEKTFADAAKLFTTQYAVMTAGERNERYVQNHQGRLNNHLLPFFGTKGLSEITPGLLQEYRVLRRTPDENGKVPAHSTLNQEIVVLRQVMKTALREGWIGHLPDFSTPYQLSRKVTHRAWFSPEDYKKLYQATRRNAKAAQGKKWQWAAEQMHDYVLFMANTGLRPDEANNLEYRDVSIEQDGGQTILVIEVRGKRGVGYCKSTAGAVHPFKRMVERNTPAPTDKLFPAYHRKGFNRILEEEGLKYDRQGNRRTAYSLRHTYICLRLLEGADIYQVAKNCRTSVEMIEKHYAAHIKTQLNASAINVRKRVSKNDG, encoded by the coding sequence ATGGCTGAATCGCATTCCATTCTGGGCGGGAAGGTTCGGGTCTACAAACGGAGCAGCAGCTCCGTCTGGCAGTGCCATACCTACGTCAACCGCAAGAAGATGCGGACCAGCACCCGTGAGAAGAGCCTGGCCCGCGCCAAGGAGTTTGCCGAGGACTGGTATCTGGAACTGCGCGTCAAGGTGCGCCGCGGCGAGATCAAGAACGAGAAGACGTTTGCCGACGCGGCGAAGCTGTTCACCACGCAGTACGCGGTGATGACCGCAGGGGAGCGGAACGAGCGGTATGTGCAGAACCACCAGGGACGGCTAAACAACCACCTGCTGCCGTTCTTCGGCACCAAGGGCCTGTCGGAAATCACCCCCGGCCTGTTGCAGGAGTACCGGGTGCTCCGGCGAACGCCGGACGAAAACGGCAAAGTGCCGGCACACAGCACGCTCAATCAGGAAATCGTCGTGCTCCGGCAGGTCATGAAGACCGCCTTGCGCGAGGGCTGGATTGGGCACCTGCCCGACTTCTCAACGCCCTACCAGCTTTCCCGGAAGGTCACCCATCGGGCGTGGTTCTCACCGGAGGACTACAAGAAGCTCTATCAGGCGACCCGGCGCAACGCGAAGGCAGCCCAGGGCAAGAAATGGCAATGGGCGGCCGAGCAGATGCACGACTATGTGCTGTTCATGGCCAACACCGGCCTGCGGCCCGATGAGGCCAACAACCTCGAATACCGGGACGTGTCGATTGAGCAGGACGGCGGCCAAACCATTCTGGTGATTGAGGTGCGGGGCAAGCGCGGGGTCGGCTACTGCAAGAGCACGGCCGGGGCCGTGCATCCGTTCAAGCGGATGGTCGAGCGCAACACCCCTGCCCCCACCGACAAGCTGTTTCCGGCCTATCACCGCAAAGGGTTCAACCGGATCCTGGAGGAAGAAGGCCTCAAGTACGACCGCCAGGGCAACCGCCGAACGGCCTACAGCCTGCGCCATACCTATATCTGTCTGCGCCTGTTGGAGGGCGCTGATATCTATCAGGTCGCCAAAAACTGCCGCACCAGCGTCGAAATGATCGAGAAGCACTACGCCGCGCACATCAAGACGCAGCTCAACGCCTCGGCGATCAACGTTCGGAAACGCGTGTCAAAAAACGATGGATGA
- a CDS encoding helix-turn-helix domain-containing protein: MADRLRTARAEAGFRSARAAALSLGLSPSTYAAHENGQNAFGPDVARRYAKAFGVTAAWLLTGEAEPLEKKGKAAPAPTPVVGEIAKGAWIEEAPDRTPTAFLPVIDDRTEDGAMVAYRVRDGSLGHLAPEGGFLICRALDPDAAPNDGALVVVERLRKAQGIVERTARRVSRHGGRTELVEADPAAGTAEPIRTGHGKDGIDTRIAAKVVWILRTP, from the coding sequence ATGGCCGACCGATTGCGCACCGCCCGGGCCGAAGCTGGATTCCGCTCCGCCCGCGCCGCAGCGCTGAGCCTGGGCCTTTCCCCCTCCACCTATGCCGCCCATGAAAACGGCCAGAACGCCTTCGGGCCGGACGTCGCCCGCCGCTACGCCAAAGCGTTTGGCGTCACTGCCGCCTGGCTGCTGACGGGCGAGGCCGAACCGCTGGAAAAAAAGGGCAAGGCAGCGCCCGCCCCTACCCCGGTCGTCGGCGAGATCGCCAAGGGGGCGTGGATCGAGGAGGCCCCGGACCGGACGCCGACGGCCTTCCTGCCGGTCATTGACGACAGAACGGAGGACGGCGCCATGGTCGCCTATCGCGTCCGCGACGGCTCGCTCGGTCACCTTGCTCCGGAAGGCGGCTTCCTCATCTGCCGGGCGCTCGACCCCGACGCCGCTCCAAATGACGGCGCCCTCGTCGTGGTGGAACGCCTGAGGAAGGCGCAAGGCATCGTCGAGCGCACCGCGCGGCGCGTCTCACGACATGGCGGCCGGACCGAATTGGTCGAAGCCGACCCGGCCGCCGGCACGGCCGAGCCCATCCGCACCGGGCACGGCAAGGACGGCATCGACACGCGGATCGCAGCAAAGGTCGTCTGGATCCTGAGAACGCCCTGA
- a CDS encoding glycoside hydrolase family protein, translating to MSFCLSPRGAAFLERREGFVANAYRDAVGVVTIGTGFTDASRIFRAYWQETRGHRLRMGDTITRAENARLLSEVADGEYGAAVTASIRPKEQHHYDGATSVAFNLGKGSVAWRWAQALRDGDPARCAALLRVGYNTAGGRRLAGLVARRRLEAALIEHGDYADGGPNGHSADGDDKKTLADYQKLLKDRGFDPGPADGLWGPKTRAAVLAFQRSHDGLANDGILGPATKAALDRGAVATRDARSSALAAGLATAAGGAVSAGSDTGAPAWVLAVVATVIAASLAYVLWRNGDEIARRLRGLGHA from the coding sequence ATGAGCTTTTGCCTGTCGCCGCGCGGCGCGGCGTTCCTGGAGCGCCGGGAGGGGTTCGTCGCCAACGCCTATCGCGACGCGGTCGGCGTCGTCACCATCGGTACCGGTTTCACCGACGCCAGCCGCATATTCCGGGCCTATTGGCAGGAAACTCGCGGCCACCGGCTGCGCATGGGCGACACCATCACCCGCGCGGAAAACGCCCGTCTCTTGAGCGAGGTCGCCGACGGGGAATATGGCGCCGCCGTCACCGCGTCGATCCGTCCAAAGGAGCAGCATCACTACGACGGTGCGACCTCGGTCGCCTTCAATCTCGGCAAGGGATCTGTCGCCTGGCGCTGGGCGCAGGCGCTGAGGGACGGCGATCCGGCCCGCTGCGCGGCGCTCTTGAGGGTCGGCTACAACACGGCCGGCGGGCGTCGGCTTGCCGGGCTCGTCGCGCGGCGGCGGCTGGAAGCGGCGCTCATCGAGCACGGCGACTATGCCGACGGTGGCCCGAATGGCCATTCCGCCGATGGGGACGACAAGAAAACGCTTGCCGACTACCAGAAGCTCCTGAAGGACCGCGGTTTCGATCCGGGGCCGGCCGACGGGCTCTGGGGGCCGAAGACGAGGGCAGCCGTGCTTGCCTTCCAGCGGTCCCATGACGGGCTCGCCAATGACGGCATTCTGGGGCCGGCGACGAAGGCCGCGCTCGACCGCGGCGCGGTCGCGACGCGTGATGCAAGGTCCTCGGCCCTTGCGGCGGGGCTCGCCACGGCGGCGGGCGGGGCCGTCTCTGCCGGCTCCGATACCGGCGCCCCGGCCTGGGTGCTCGCCGTGGTGGCGACAGTCATTGCCGCATCGCTCGCCTATGTCCTCTGGCGCAATGGCGACGAGATCGCCCGCAGGCTGCGGGGGCTCGGCCATGCGTGA
- a CDS encoding Ppx/GppA phosphatase family protein, with translation MPDLPGPEEPVVIAAADPVPPADPPFPEKAPDAGRPRYGHGGSRPPSGNGKRALYAALDLGTNNCRLLVAEPQERGFRVVDAFSRIVRLGEGVQRTGTLSDNAMERAIEALHVCRKKLTDRGVERVRLIATEACRAALNGEAFLERVHGETGLTLEIVSRETEARLAVAGCSTLVDPQAAGVVLFDIGGGSSELVWLDLRGRSRERGVALTRFIRSWTSMPLGVVTLSERHGGVHVSRAVFEDMVADVDTHLDHFAEAALLTKIIAGRQVHMLGTSGTVTTLAGVYLGLERYDRRRVDGVWLDEDDLGAMITRVASMSYDERVANPCIGADRADLVLAGCAILEAIRRRWPCPRLRVADRGLREGILVELMAADGVWRRRRQQRRQRNRGGPS, from the coding sequence GTGCCGGACCTGCCGGGACCCGAAGAACCGGTGGTCATTGCCGCCGCCGACCCCGTGCCGCCCGCCGATCCCCCCTTTCCCGAAAAGGCGCCGGATGCCGGGCGGCCGAGATATGGTCACGGCGGCTCGCGGCCGCCTTCCGGCAATGGCAAGCGCGCCCTTTATGCTGCCCTTGATCTCGGCACCAACAACTGCCGGCTGCTCGTTGCCGAACCCCAGGAGCGCGGGTTCAGGGTCGTCGATGCGTTCTCGCGCATCGTCCGGCTCGGCGAGGGCGTCCAGCGCACGGGCACGCTCAGCGACAACGCCATGGAGCGGGCGATCGAGGCGCTGCATGTGTGCCGCAAGAAGCTGACGGACCGCGGCGTGGAGCGGGTCCGGCTGATCGCCACAGAGGCCTGCCGGGCGGCCCTCAACGGCGAGGCGTTCCTGGAGCGCGTCCATGGCGAGACCGGCCTGACGCTGGAGATCGTCAGCCGCGAAACCGAGGCGCGGCTTGCGGTTGCCGGCTGTTCGACGCTGGTCGATCCGCAGGCCGCCGGCGTCGTCCTGTTCGATATCGGCGGCGGCTCCTCGGAACTCGTCTGGCTCGACCTGCGTGGCCGCTCGCGCGAGCGCGGTGTCGCGCTGACCCGCTTCATCCGCTCCTGGACGTCGATGCCGCTTGGCGTCGTCACCCTGTCGGAGCGTCATGGCGGGGTGCATGTCTCGCGCGCCGTCTTTGAGGACATGGTCGCCGACGTCGACACCCATCTCGACCATTTCGCCGAGGCCGCGCTCCTCACCAAGATCATCGCCGGCCGGCAGGTCCACATGCTCGGCACGTCGGGCACGGTGACGACGCTTGCCGGCGTCTATCTCGGCCTTGAGCGCTACGACCGGCGCCGGGTCGACGGCGTCTGGCTCGACGAGGACGATCTCGGCGCGATGATCACGCGGGTCGCCTCCATGAGCTATGACGAGCGGGTGGCGAATCCGTGCATCGGCGCCGACCGAGCCGATCTGGTGCTGGCCGGCTGTGCCATCCTGGAGGCGATCCGCCGGCGCTGGCCCTGTCCGCGCCTGCGCGTTGCCGACCGGGGACTGCGCGAGGGCATCCTCGTGGAACTGATGGCCGCCGACGGCGTCTGGCGGCGGCGACGCCAGCAACGGCGCCAGCGCAACCGGGGAGGTCCGTCATGA
- a CDS encoding RlmE family RNA methyltransferase — protein sequence MSGRRSGGTGSGSGGGRNIHTKVRANRKRTESSRRWLERQLNDPYVQRAKIEGFRSRAAFKLIEIDERYSLLKPGARVVDLGAAPGGWSQVAADKVGSTDTDPLVVAIDLLDMEPVPGVIFMKKDFLDDDAPDALKAALGGHPADLVLSDMAAHATGHRKTDHLQIMHLCEVAHEFAREVLAPGGHFLAKVLRGGTEHTLLAALKRDFSSVGHVKPAASRQDSAELYVLARGFRGEGE from the coding sequence ATGAGCGGCAGGCGAAGCGGCGGTACTGGCAGTGGCAGTGGGGGCGGCCGCAACATCCACACCAAGGTGCGCGCCAACAGGAAGCGGACCGAATCCTCGCGCCGCTGGCTGGAGCGCCAGCTCAACGACCCTTACGTACAGCGCGCCAAGATCGAAGGGTTCCGCTCGCGCGCGGCCTTCAAGCTGATCGAGATCGACGAGCGTTACTCGCTCCTGAAGCCGGGCGCCCGGGTCGTCGACCTCGGCGCCGCGCCCGGCGGCTGGTCGCAGGTCGCGGCCGACAAGGTCGGATCGACGGATACCGACCCGCTGGTCGTCGCCATCGACCTCCTCGACATGGAGCCGGTGCCGGGCGTTATCTTCATGAAGAAGGATTTTCTGGACGACGACGCGCCGGACGCCCTCAAGGCCGCGCTCGGCGGGCACCCGGCCGATCTCGTCCTCTCCGACATGGCGGCCCACGCCACCGGCCACCGTAAGACCGACCATTTGCAGATCATGCATCTGTGCGAGGTGGCGCACGAGTTCGCCCGCGAGGTGCTGGCGCCCGGCGGACATTTCCTCGCCAAGGTCCTGCGCGGCGGCACCGAGCACACCCTGCTCGCCGCCCTGAAGCGCGATTTTTCGTCCGTCGGCCACGTCAAGCCGGCGGCGAGCCGGCAGGATTCGGCGGAACTCTATGTGCTGGCGCGGGGATTCCGGGGCGAGGGGGAATAG
- a CDS encoding SDR family oxidoreductase: protein MSEPKIAVVTAAGSGMGADIARTLAARGYTVAVSSSSDKAEKLGAELGGFGMIADNLDHDACTDFIDAVVQRYGRIDALVNSAGHGPKGPVAELTDYDWVRGMEVYFLAIVRFIRLATPHLEKTRGAIVNITGFSSVEPEAAFPTSSVFRAALANFVKLYADQHAAKGIRINNVLPGFMESLEPKDAILNRIPMARYGRFTEISETAAFLLSDGAGYITGQNIRVDGGFTHST, encoded by the coding sequence ATGAGCGAGCCGAAAATCGCCGTCGTCACCGCCGCCGGCAGCGGCATGGGCGCCGACATCGCCCGCACCCTTGCTGCCAGGGGCTATACCGTCGCCGTCTCCTCGTCGTCGGACAAGGCCGAAAAGCTCGGTGCCGAACTCGGCGGTTTCGGCATGATCGCCGACAATCTCGACCACGATGCCTGCACCGATTTCATCGACGCGGTCGTTCAGCGCTACGGGCGCATCGACGCCCTCGTCAACAGCGCCGGCCACGGGCCCAAGGGTCCGGTCGCGGAACTGACCGACTATGACTGGGTGCGCGGCATGGAGGTCTATTTCCTGGCGATCGTCCGCTTCATCCGGCTGGCGACACCGCACCTGGAAAAGACCAGGGGCGCCATCGTCAACATCACCGGCTTCTCATCGGTCGAGCCGGAAGCCGCCTTTCCGACCTCATCGGTGTTTCGCGCCGCGCTCGCCAATTTCGTCAAGCTCTACGCCGACCAGCACGCGGCCAAGGGCATCCGCATCAACAACGTGCTGCCGGGCTTCATGGAGTCCCTGGAGCCGAAAGACGCGATCCTCAACCGCATCCCGATGGCGCGCTACGGCCGGTTCACGGAGATCTCCGAGACGGCGGCATTCCTGCTCTCGGACGGCGCCGGCTACATCACCGGCCAGAATATCCGGGTCGACGGCGGCTTCACCCATTCGACGTGA
- the guaB gene encoding IMP dehydrogenase, with product MPTFYEPAGSREALTFDDVLLLPGHSEVMPGQVDVKTRLTATIELNLPILSAAMDTVTESRLAIAMAQAGGLGVIHRNMTPEQQAEEVRQVKKFESGMVVNPVVIGPDATLADALALKERYGISGIPVVENGGTGGQHVGRLVGILTNRDVRFASDMGQKVYELMTREHLITVSENVRHEEAKRLLHQHRIEKLLVVDDDRNCIGLITVKDIEKSQLHPNACKDDQGRLRAAAATTVGDDGYTRSERLIDAGVDLIVIDTAHGHSQKVLDSIGRTKALSNRVQVVAGNVATGDGVKAMIDAGADAVKIGIGPGSICTTRVVAGVGVPQLTAIMDAVEVADAADIPVVADGGIKFSGDLAKALAAGASCAMVGSLLAGTDESPGEVYLYQGRSYKSYRGMGSVGAMARGSADRYFQAEVRDSLKLVPEGIEGQVPYKGPLGSVLHQLAGGLRAAMGYVGAPDLASFREKARFVRISSAGHRESHAHDVTITRESPNYPGNQ from the coding sequence ATGCCGACATTCTACGAACCCGCGGGCAGCCGGGAAGCGCTGACCTTTGATGACGTCCTCCTGTTGCCGGGCCACTCGGAAGTGATGCCGGGCCAGGTCGATGTGAAGACGCGGCTGACCGCCACCATCGAGCTCAACCTGCCGATCCTGTCCGCCGCCATGGACACCGTGACGGAATCGCGGCTCGCCATCGCCATGGCCCAGGCCGGCGGCCTTGGCGTCATCCACCGCAACATGACGCCGGAACAGCAGGCCGAAGAGGTCCGCCAGGTCAAGAAGTTCGAATCCGGCATGGTCGTCAATCCCGTGGTCATCGGCCCGGACGCAACGCTCGCCGACGCGCTGGCGCTGAAGGAGCGCTACGGCATTTCCGGCATTCCGGTGGTGGAGAACGGCGGCACCGGCGGCCAGCATGTCGGCCGTCTCGTCGGCATCCTCACCAACCGCGACGTGCGCTTTGCCTCGGACATGGGCCAGAAGGTCTATGAGCTGATGACGCGGGAGCACCTGATCACGGTCAGCGAGAACGTCCGCCACGAGGAAGCCAAGCGGCTCCTGCACCAGCACCGCATCGAGAAGCTCCTCGTCGTCGACGACGACCGCAACTGCATCGGCCTGATCACCGTCAAGGACATCGAGAAGTCGCAGCTCCACCCGAACGCCTGCAAGGACGACCAGGGCCGGCTGCGCGCGGCGGCGGCGACCACCGTCGGCGACGACGGCTATACCCGCTCGGAACGGCTGATCGATGCCGGCGTCGACCTCATCGTCATCGACACGGCGCACGGCCACTCCCAGAAGGTGCTCGATTCCATCGGCCGCACCAAGGCGCTGTCCAACCGGGTCCAGGTGGTCGCCGGCAATGTCGCGACGGGCGACGGCGTCAAGGCGATGATCGATGCCGGGGCGGATGCGGTGAAGATCGGCATCGGGCCGGGCTCGATCTGCACCACCCGCGTCGTTGCCGGCGTTGGCGTGCCGCAGCTCACCGCAATCATGGATGCGGTCGAAGTGGCGGATGCCGCCGACATTCCGGTCGTTGCCGATGGCGGCATCAAGTTTTCCGGCGACCTGGCCAAGGCGCTCGCCGCCGGTGCGTCCTGCGCCATGGTCGGCTCGCTGCTGGCCGGCACCGACGAAAGCCCCGGCGAGGTCTATCTCTACCAGGGCCGCAGCTACAAATCCTATCGCGGCATGGGCTCCGTCGGCGCCATGGCGCGCGGCTCGGCCGACCGCTATTTCCAGGCCGAGGTGCGCGACAGCCTGAAGCTGGTGCCGGAGGGCATCGAGGGCCAGGTGCCCTACAAGGGCCCGCTCGGCAGCGTGCTGCACCAGCTCGCCGGCGGCCTTCGGGCGGCGATGGGCTATGTCGGCGCGCCGGATCTGGCCTCGTTCCGGGAAAAGGCCCGGTTCGTCAGGATCTCGTCCGCCGGTCACCGGGAAAGCCACGCCCACGACGTCACTATCACCCGCGAAAGCCCGAACTATCCGGGCAACCAGTAG
- the gatC gene encoding Asp-tRNA(Asn)/Glu-tRNA(Gln) amidotransferase subunit GatC, whose translation MSVDTATVKRVAHLARIAVTEEEAEKMTGELNAILGFVEQLDEVDVTGVEPMTSVVAVTMKKRADGVTDGGYPDDVVANAPETEDHFFVVPKVVE comes from the coding sequence ATGTCCGTCGATACCGCCACCGTCAAACGCGTCGCGCACCTGGCGCGGATCGCCGTCACCGAGGAAGAGGCCGAGAAGATGACCGGCGAGCTCAACGCCATTCTCGGTTTCGTGGAGCAGCTCGACGAGGTCGACGTGACCGGCGTCGAGCCGATGACCTCTGTCGTCGCCGTCACCATGAAGAAGCGGGCGGACGGCGTCACCGACGGCGGCTATCCCGACGACGTGGTCGCCAACGCGCCGGAGACGGAAGACCATTTCTTCGTCGTGCCGAAGGTCGTGGAGTAA